One Aphelocoma coerulescens isolate FSJ_1873_10779 chromosome 6, UR_Acoe_1.0, whole genome shotgun sequence DNA window includes the following coding sequences:
- the LDB1 gene encoding LIM domain-binding protein 1 isoform X2, whose amino-acid sequence MSVGCACPGCSSKSFKLYSPKEPPNGNAFPPFHPGTMLDRDVGPTPMYPPTYLEPGIGRHTPYGNQTDYRIFELNKRLQNWTEECDNLWWDAFTTEFFEDDAMLTITFCLEDGPKRYTIGRTLIPRYFRSIFEGGATELYYVLKHPKESFHNNFVSLDCDQCTMVTQHGKPMFTQVCVEGRLYLEFMFDDMMRIKTWHFSIRQHRELIPRSILAMHAQDPQMLDQLSKNITRCGLSNSTLNYLRLCVILEPMQELMSRHKTYSLSPRDCLKTCLFQKWQRMVAPPAEPARQQPSKRRKRKMSGGSTMSSGGGNTNNSNSKKKSPASTFALSSQDVMVVGEPTLMGGEFGDEDERLITRLENTQFDAANGIDDEDSFNNSPALGANSPWNSKPPSSQESKSENPTSQASQ is encoded by the exons gcTGTTCCTCTAAGTCGTTCAAGCTGTACTCGCCAAAGGAGCCCCCGAACGGCAACGCCTTCCCCCCCTTCCACCCAGGCACCATGCTGGATCGAGATGTGGG ACCTACTCCTATGTACCCACCGACGTACCTGGAGCCTGGAATTGG GAGACACACGCCGTACGGGAACCAGACTGACTACAGGATATTTGAGCTCAACAAGCGGCTGCAGAACTGGACAGAG GAATGTGACAATCTGTGGTGGGATGCTTTCACCACAGAGTTCTTTGAGGATGATGCCATGTTAACAATCACTTTCTGCTTGGAGGATGGACCAAAGAGATACA CGATTGGCCGGACTCTGATTCCCCGTTACTTCCGCAGCATCTTTGAAGGGGGGGCCACAGAGCTCTACTACGTGCTCAAGCACCCCAAGGAGTCCTTCCACAACAACTTTGTCTCGCTGGACTGTGACCAGTGCACCATGGTCACCCAGCATGGCAAGCCCATGTTCACCCAG gtgtgtgtgGAGGGGCGGCTCTACCTGGAGTTCATGTTCGATGACATGATGAGGATAAAGACGTGGCATTTCAGCATCCGCCAGCATCGAGAACTCATTCCCCGCAGCATCCTTGCCATGCAT GCACAGGATCCCCAGATGCTGGACCAGTTATCCAAGAACATCACACGCTGTGGGCTCTCAAACTCCACACTCAACTACCTCCGA ctctgtgtaATCCTAGAACCAATGCAGGAGCTTATGTCACGGCACAAGACCTACAGCCTCAGTCCCCGGGACTGCCTCAAGACTTGCCTCTTCCAGAAGTGGCAGCGGATGGTCGCTCCGCCTG CGGAGCCAGCACGGCAGCAGCCCAGCAAGCGCCGGAAAAGGAAGATGTCGGGGGGCAGCACCATGAGCTCCGGTGGGGGAAACaccaacaacagcaacagcaagaaGAAGAGCCCAGCCAGCACCTTTGCCCTGTCCAGTCAG GATGTGATGGTGGTAGGCGAGCCCACACTGatggggggggagtttggggacgAGGACGAGAGGCTCATCACCCGGCTGGAGAACACGCAGTTTGACGCCGCCAACGGCATTGACGACGAGGACAGCTTCAACAACTCGCCGGCGCTGGGggccaacagcccctggaacaGCAAACCGCCCTCCAGCCAGGAGAGCAAGTCAGAGAACCCCACGTCGCAGGCGTCGCAGTAA
- the LDB1 gene encoding LIM domain-binding protein 1 isoform X1 — protein sequence MSVGCACPGCSSKSFKLYSPKEPPNGNAFPPFHPGTMLDRDVGPTPMYPPTYLEPGIGRHTPYGNQTDYRIFELNKRLQNWTEECDNLWWDAFTTEFFEDDAMLTITFCLEDGPKRYTIGRTLIPRYFRSIFEGGATELYYVLKHPKESFHNNFVSLDCDQCTMVTQHGKPMFTQVCVEGRLYLEFMFDDMMRIKTWHFSIRQHRELIPRSILAMHAQDPQMLDQLSKNITRCGLSNSTLNYLRLCVILEPMQELMSRHKTYSLSPRDCLKTCLFQKWQRMVAPPAEPARQQPSKRRKRKMSGGSTMSSGGGNTNNSNSKKKSPASTFALSSQVPDVMVVGEPTLMGGEFGDEDERLITRLENTQFDAANGIDDEDSFNNSPALGANSPWNSKPPSSQESKSENPTSQASQ from the exons gcTGTTCCTCTAAGTCGTTCAAGCTGTACTCGCCAAAGGAGCCCCCGAACGGCAACGCCTTCCCCCCCTTCCACCCAGGCACCATGCTGGATCGAGATGTGGG ACCTACTCCTATGTACCCACCGACGTACCTGGAGCCTGGAATTGG GAGACACACGCCGTACGGGAACCAGACTGACTACAGGATATTTGAGCTCAACAAGCGGCTGCAGAACTGGACAGAG GAATGTGACAATCTGTGGTGGGATGCTTTCACCACAGAGTTCTTTGAGGATGATGCCATGTTAACAATCACTTTCTGCTTGGAGGATGGACCAAAGAGATACA CGATTGGCCGGACTCTGATTCCCCGTTACTTCCGCAGCATCTTTGAAGGGGGGGCCACAGAGCTCTACTACGTGCTCAAGCACCCCAAGGAGTCCTTCCACAACAACTTTGTCTCGCTGGACTGTGACCAGTGCACCATGGTCACCCAGCATGGCAAGCCCATGTTCACCCAG gtgtgtgtgGAGGGGCGGCTCTACCTGGAGTTCATGTTCGATGACATGATGAGGATAAAGACGTGGCATTTCAGCATCCGCCAGCATCGAGAACTCATTCCCCGCAGCATCCTTGCCATGCAT GCACAGGATCCCCAGATGCTGGACCAGTTATCCAAGAACATCACACGCTGTGGGCTCTCAAACTCCACACTCAACTACCTCCGA ctctgtgtaATCCTAGAACCAATGCAGGAGCTTATGTCACGGCACAAGACCTACAGCCTCAGTCCCCGGGACTGCCTCAAGACTTGCCTCTTCCAGAAGTGGCAGCGGATGGTCGCTCCGCCTG CGGAGCCAGCACGGCAGCAGCCCAGCAAGCGCCGGAAAAGGAAGATGTCGGGGGGCAGCACCATGAGCTCCGGTGGGGGAAACaccaacaacagcaacagcaagaaGAAGAGCCCAGCCAGCACCTTTGCCCTGTCCAGTCAGGTACCT GATGTGATGGTGGTAGGCGAGCCCACACTGatggggggggagtttggggacgAGGACGAGAGGCTCATCACCCGGCTGGAGAACACGCAGTTTGACGCCGCCAACGGCATTGACGACGAGGACAGCTTCAACAACTCGCCGGCGCTGGGggccaacagcccctggaacaGCAAACCGCCCTCCAGCCAGGAGAGCAAGTCAGAGAACCCCACGTCGCAGGCGTCGCAGTAA